In Paenibacillus algicola, a genomic segment contains:
- a CDS encoding helix-turn-helix domain-containing protein has translation MKFELGRCLLHERLRESGKSVSWLAKDLHMKPERVHDYIDNKRVMPLKAAIAIADSIGCNVTDLYEVTPSPQKATDIEQD, from the coding sequence TTGAAGTTTGAACTGGGACGCTGTTTGTTACATGAACGATTGCGGGAATCCGGAAAGTCAGTATCTTGGCTGGCCAAAGACCTGCACATGAAGCCGGAGCGGGTGCATGATTATATCGACAACAAACGAGTCATGCCGCTTAAAGCGGCAATCGCTATTGCCGATTCCATCGGCTGCAATGTGACTGATTTGTATGAAGTCACTCCAAGCCCGCAAAAAGCCACAGACATTGAGCAAGACTGA